A window of the Geothermobacter ehrlichii genome harbors these coding sequences:
- the lon gene encoding endopeptidase La has product MSNPLDDDILPDEPVQNGEVITEGADQPADSGLVLASDILPNSLPIIPLRPRPAFPGLLIPLAVSDPVQVQTVRRALNTPSQALGLVLVRDPEAADTPENLHQVGVAGRIVKVINQNDEMIQFLINCMERITLLDVMVDEAGLTARVHYHYMPELSVNPELKAYSMAIISTLKELVQINPLYSEEIKLFLNRSSMDDPGRLADFAANLTSADGQELQTILATFDVLRRIDRVLVLLKKELEVSRLQTRINKQIEEKISAQQREFFLKEQLKAIKKELGLEKEGKISEIEKFQQRLKNLTLNDEAQRAVEEEMEKFALLEPSSPEYNVSRNYLDWLTILPWGRFSRDRYNLQRARRQLDGDHYGLQDVKERILEFIAVGKMKGDISGSILCLVGPPGVGKTSIGKSIAAALGRRFYRFSLGGMRDEAEIKGHRRTYIGAMPGKFIQAMKIAGTANPVLMLDEIDKIGASFQGDPASALLEVLDPEQNSSFRDHYLDVPFDLSNVLFIATANQLDTIPGPLLDRMEIIRLSGYILEEKVEIARRYLIPKALEQHGMKRGQVRIPSRTLRALIDGYAREAGVRHLEKLIRKILRKAAMAFAEGDQGPISVGVRDLERYLGNPYFSADEVFKGVPGVVTGLAWTSMGGATLQIEATAVQSKGKGFRQTGQLGKVMIESSEIAYSYTMGHLQQFGAPEDFFDHHFVHLHVPAGATPKDGPSAGITMATALLSMILGRQVIPDLGMTGELTLTGRVLPIGGVKEKTIAARRSGLKTLIFPEANRKDFEELPEHLKEGLQVHFVSEYPQVFRIAFGRERRRKS; this is encoded by the coding sequence ATGTCCAACCCCCTGGATGACGACATTCTTCCCGACGAACCGGTGCAAAACGGCGAGGTGATCACGGAAGGAGCGGACCAGCCGGCCGACAGCGGCCTGGTGCTGGCCAGCGACATTCTGCCGAACAGCCTCCCCATCATACCCCTGCGGCCGCGTCCCGCCTTTCCCGGGCTGCTGATTCCGCTGGCGGTCAGCGATCCGGTGCAGGTGCAGACCGTCCGCCGGGCACTGAACACACCGTCGCAGGCCCTAGGCCTGGTGCTGGTCCGCGATCCCGAAGCCGCGGACACGCCCGAAAACCTGCACCAGGTGGGAGTGGCCGGCCGTATCGTCAAGGTGATCAACCAGAACGACGAGATGATCCAGTTCCTGATCAACTGCATGGAGCGGATCACCCTGCTCGACGTCATGGTCGACGAGGCGGGGCTGACGGCGCGGGTACATTACCACTACATGCCCGAACTGTCGGTCAACCCGGAGCTGAAGGCCTATTCGATGGCCATCATCTCCACCCTCAAGGAGCTGGTGCAGATCAACCCCCTCTACTCGGAGGAAATCAAGCTCTTTCTCAACCGCTCCAGCATGGACGATCCGGGACGGCTGGCCGACTTCGCCGCCAACCTGACCAGCGCCGACGGCCAGGAACTGCAGACCATCCTCGCCACCTTCGACGTGCTCCGCCGCATCGACCGGGTGCTGGTGCTGCTGAAGAAGGAGCTGGAGGTCTCCCGCCTGCAGACCCGGATCAACAAGCAGATCGAGGAGAAGATCTCGGCCCAGCAGCGCGAATTCTTTCTCAAGGAGCAGCTCAAGGCGATCAAAAAGGAACTGGGACTCGAAAAGGAAGGCAAGATCAGCGAGATCGAGAAGTTCCAGCAACGGCTGAAGAACCTGACCCTCAACGACGAGGCGCAGCGCGCCGTCGAGGAGGAGATGGAGAAATTCGCCCTGCTCGAGCCGTCCTCGCCGGAATACAACGTCAGCCGCAACTACCTCGACTGGCTGACCATCCTCCCCTGGGGCAGGTTCAGCCGCGACCGCTACAACCTGCAGCGGGCCCGCCGGCAGCTCGACGGGGACCACTACGGGCTGCAGGACGTCAAGGAGCGGATTCTCGAGTTCATCGCCGTCGGCAAGATGAAGGGGGACATTTCCGGCTCCATCCTCTGCCTGGTCGGCCCGCCCGGCGTCGGCAAGACCAGCATCGGCAAGTCGATCGCCGCCGCCCTGGGACGCAGGTTCTACCGCTTCTCCCTGGGAGGGATGCGCGACGAAGCCGAGATCAAGGGGCACCGCCGAACCTACATCGGTGCCATGCCGGGCAAGTTCATCCAGGCGATGAAAATCGCCGGCACCGCCAACCCGGTGCTGATGCTCGACGAGATCGACAAGATCGGCGCCAGCTTCCAGGGCGATCCGGCCTCGGCGCTGCTCGAAGTGCTCGATCCGGAACAGAACAGCAGTTTCCGCGACCACTACCTCGACGTGCCCTTCGACCTGTCGAACGTGCTGTTCATCGCCACCGCCAACCAGCTCGACACCATTCCCGGACCGCTGCTCGACCGGATGGAGATCATCCGCCTGTCGGGCTACATACTCGAGGAGAAGGTCGAAATCGCACGCCGCTACCTGATCCCCAAGGCCCTGGAGCAGCACGGGATGAAACGCGGGCAGGTGCGGATTCCGAGTCGCACCCTGCGGGCGCTGATCGACGGCTACGCCCGCGAGGCCGGAGTACGCCACCTCGAGAAGCTGATCCGCAAGATCTTGCGCAAGGCCGCCATGGCCTTCGCCGAAGGGGACCAGGGACCGATCAGTGTCGGGGTGCGCGACCTGGAGAGATATCTCGGCAACCCCTACTTCTCGGCCGACGAGGTGTTCAAAGGCGTTCCCGGTGTCGTCACCGGCCTGGCCTGGACCAGCATGGGCGGCGCCACCCTGCAGATCGAGGCGACCGCCGTGCAGAGCAAGGGCAAGGGCTTTCGGCAGACCGGCCAGCTCGGCAAGGTGATGATCGAAAGCTCGGAGATCGCCTACTCCTACACCATGGGCCATCTGCAGCAGTTCGGCGCCCCGGAAGATTTCTTCGATCACCACTTCGTCCATCTGCACGTGCCCGCCGGCGCCACGCCCAAGGACGGCCCCTCGGCCGGCATCACCATGGCCACCGCTCTGCTGTCGATGATTCTCGGCCGGCAGGTGATTCCCGATCTCGGCATGACCGGCGAGCTGACCCTGACCGGGCGGGTGCTGCCCATCGGCGGGGTGAAGGAAAAGACCATTGCCGCCCGCCGCAGCGGGCTGAAGACCCTGATCTTTCCCGAGGCCAACCGCAAGGATTTCGAAGAACTGCCCGAACACCTGAAGGAAGGGCTGCAGGTCCACTTCGTCAGCGAATATCCGCAGGTCTTCCGGATCGCTTTCGGCCGGGAGCGCAGGCGCAAAAGCTGA
- the gspN gene encoding type II secretion system protein GspN, which yields MKANTGKSRTVDPRFALLILVVVLAGFTIGFLINFPAGSLARRLGALAGEQGVAVEMSGTGRLVPLGLRAEKVLLRPARLNGLVLELDRVELRPDWKELLTGTPAIRITGELWQGKLAAAIAADGRVRLHLDDLRLQQTLPLDLPLAVRGKIAEARFDGRLPLAGDNRGQLQIVAESLELTGLKQLGAQKDRLALGRFELEAETVGGHIRIGNGRLLGTDLQADISGSLQLAPRPETGRLMLEIRFKAGPGLDPALRPILEMAGQPGRDGFRRLRLGGTFARPQIR from the coding sequence ATGAAAGCGAACACCGGCAAATCACGAACTGTCGATCCACGTTTCGCCCTGCTGATTCTGGTCGTCGTCCTGGCGGGTTTCACCATCGGCTTCCTGATCAACTTTCCCGCCGGCTCTCTGGCGCGCAGGCTCGGCGCGCTGGCCGGCGAACAGGGCGTGGCCGTCGAAATGTCCGGAACCGGACGCCTTGTGCCTCTCGGCCTGCGGGCCGAAAAGGTTCTGCTGCGCCCGGCGCGGCTCAACGGCCTGGTGCTGGAACTGGACCGGGTCGAGCTCCGGCCGGACTGGAAGGAGCTGCTCACCGGCACACCGGCGATCCGGATCACCGGCGAACTCTGGCAGGGAAAACTCGCCGCCGCCATCGCGGCCGACGGCCGCGTTCGGCTCCACCTGGACGACCTGCGCCTGCAGCAGACACTCCCTCTCGACCTGCCGCTGGCCGTGCGGGGAAAGATCGCCGAGGCGCGCTTCGACGGCCGCCTGCCGCTGGCCGGCGACAACCGGGGGCAGCTGCAGATCGTCGCCGAATCCCTGGAACTGACCGGCCTGAAACAGCTCGGAGCGCAAAAAGACCGCCTTGCCCTGGGCCGGTTCGAGCTCGAGGCCGAAACGGTCGGCGGCCATATCAGGATCGGAAACGGCCGGCTTCTGGGAACGGATCTGCAGGCCGACATCTCCGGCAGCCTGCAGCTCGCCCCCCGACCGGAAACGGGGCGACTTATGCTTGAGATCAGGTTCAAGGCCGGCCCCGGCCTCGACCCCGCCCTGCGCCCCATCCTCGAAATGGCGGGACAACCTGGGCGCGACGGCTTCCGCCGGCTCAGGCTGGGAGGCACCTTCGCCCGGCCGCAGATCCGCTGA
- the gspM gene encoding type II secretion system protein GspM, giving the protein MLKRDLTTREKGVLAAGGAILLLLLLVFGAVLPFRNHLAGLDQKLIQRQKQVRLFAEKLQEYRRLQAAARHSDRQVRAAVPLMAFVESTATQMNARDKLVALRPQPVPAGARQTGEAVEIRFERIRLDQLVRFLYTAETAGGGLATISLRTRVRFEDPALLDAVLVLAR; this is encoded by the coding sequence ATGCTGAAGCGGGATCTGACCACACGCGAAAAGGGAGTGCTGGCGGCCGGCGGCGCGATTCTTCTTCTGCTGCTGCTTGTCTTCGGCGCCGTCCTCCCTTTCAGGAACCACCTGGCCGGCCTCGATCAAAAACTGATCCAGCGGCAGAAACAGGTCCGGCTTTTCGCCGAAAAGCTCCAGGAATACCGCCGGCTGCAGGCCGCCGCCCGCCACAGTGATCGCCAGGTCCGCGCCGCCGTTCCGCTGATGGCCTTCGTCGAGTCGACCGCCACACAGATGAACGCCCGCGACAAGCTGGTGGCCCTGCGCCCCCAGCCGGTGCCGGCCGGCGCCCGACAAACCGGCGAGGCGGTGGAGATCCGTTTCGAGCGCATCCGGCTCGACCAGCTGGTGCGCTTTCTCTACACCGCCGAAACCGCCGGCGGCGGCCTTGCCACCATCTCCCTGCGAACCCGCGTCCGCTTCGAGGATCCGGCACTGCTCGATGCCGTGCTGGTTCTTGCCCGCTGA
- the gspL gene encoding type II secretion system protein GspL, whose protein sequence is MARRIIALDTQSRPWRLAVARPGRPNPTLELVAELPEGEDIPFAERLRQALGRDPGGEDRLVLPLPATSLLVRWLEFPFAEAGKIRAALPAELARQLPCELDDRHLLHRLLPAATGRRALALAVDRQQIEEALATFDGHPLPLTGLLPLPFAVAEALPKGCEDGLLVCVTRNEISLLLLKEGQPCDLRVQSRGQRQKSIDQVAFIVRQGRIMLAARDREQARILLAGESADGELARALRQFGFAVEAPDIDCDGDGIAGERFTAAALALAATRRKGPALNALCGAYAPRGEWRQLRPRLIAACSLLAASLIFFLAAGWLEIERRQSRLDRLDRQLRQTYRQAFPQEKALVDPLLQLEARLKQLRKTVRVPAAGGQTPLTVLREVSRRVPTDVRVRIRDYAHTADGLRIEGETESFEAVSRLVDSLRKSPLFSGVKIADTRQQPDGKGVSFRLQLNWKEAG, encoded by the coding sequence ATGGCCCGCCGTATCATCGCCCTCGATACCCAGAGCCGGCCCTGGCGACTCGCCGTCGCCCGCCCCGGACGGCCCAACCCGACTCTCGAGCTGGTCGCCGAACTGCCGGAAGGGGAGGACATCCCTTTCGCGGAGCGACTGCGACAGGCGCTTGGCCGCGACCCCGGCGGCGAAGACCGGCTGGTGCTGCCGCTGCCAGCCACGTCCCTGCTGGTCCGCTGGCTCGAATTTCCCTTCGCCGAAGCCGGCAAGATCCGCGCCGCCCTGCCGGCCGAACTGGCCCGGCAGCTGCCCTGCGAGCTGGACGACAGGCACCTGCTGCACCGGCTGCTGCCGGCGGCAACGGGCAGACGGGCCCTGGCGCTGGCCGTCGACAGGCAACAGATCGAAGAGGCGCTGGCGACCTTCGACGGCCATCCCCTGCCACTGACCGGCCTGCTCCCCCTGCCCTTCGCCGTCGCCGAGGCCCTGCCGAAAGGATGTGAAGACGGTCTGCTGGTCTGTGTGACCCGCAACGAAATCAGCCTGCTGCTGCTGAAAGAGGGGCAGCCCTGCGATCTGCGCGTGCAGTCGCGCGGCCAAAGGCAGAAGAGCATCGACCAGGTCGCCTTCATCGTCCGCCAGGGACGCATCATGCTCGCCGCCCGCGACCGGGAACAGGCCCGGATCCTTCTCGCCGGAGAAAGTGCCGACGGCGAACTGGCCCGGGCCCTGCGCCAGTTCGGCTTCGCCGTGGAAGCGCCGGACATCGACTGCGACGGAGACGGTATCGCCGGCGAACGGTTCACCGCCGCCGCCCTGGCCCTGGCCGCGACGCGCCGCAAGGGGCCGGCGCTCAACGCCCTGTGCGGCGCCTACGCCCCGCGCGGCGAATGGCGCCAGCTCCGGCCCCGCCTCATCGCCGCCTGCTCCCTGCTGGCCGCCAGCCTGATCTTCTTTCTCGCCGCCGGCTGGCTCGAAATCGAACGCCGCCAGAGCCGGCTCGACCGGCTCGACCGACAGTTGCGCCAGACCTACCGGCAGGCCTTCCCGCAAGAGAAGGCCCTGGTCGATCCGTTGCTGCAACTCGAGGCCAGGCTGAAGCAGCTGCGAAAGACGGTCCGTGTCCCCGCCGCCGGCGGACAGACTCCACTGACGGTGCTGCGCGAGGTCTCCCGGCGCGTTCCGACCGATGTCAGAGTGCGCATCCGCGACTATGCCCACACTGCCGACGGCCTGCGCATCGAAGGCGAAACCGAAAGCTTCGAGGCGGTCAGCCGCCTGGTCGACAGCCTGCGCAAGTCCCCCCTCTTCTCCGGGGTCAAGATCGCCGACACCCGGCAACAGCCCGATGGCAAGGGCGTCAGTTTCCGCCTGCAGCTGAACTGGAAGGAGGCCGGCTGA
- the gspK gene encoding type II secretion system minor pseudopilin GspK — protein sequence MRNESGFALLLVLVIVALLSALVSDFAFSTLVDLRLAETFRDSARASSLARGGVTVARELLRQDNNGWDAPESPDELWALPMEQVPVDDGFVSLRIRDLDGRIGLNRLVDSLGNPNVVMVDRFRRLCDELGLDRPEALTDALIDWLDRDSDPRPEGAEDPYYLALPNPYQAADAPLENLDELRRVRGFDARTLARLRPYVSARGGEKLNVNSAPAEVLLAWDGEMRPEAAETIIAERRKKPFRTLDEIRELIGVETFSALNRNLDLDVGSRYFHVDSRAEIGDGNRRIEAVIDRKTDRILWQKVN from the coding sequence GTGCGCAACGAAAGCGGATTCGCCCTGCTGCTGGTGCTGGTGATCGTCGCCCTGCTCAGCGCCCTGGTCAGCGACTTCGCCTTTTCCACCCTGGTCGATCTGCGCCTGGCCGAAACCTTCCGCGACAGCGCCCGGGCCTCCAGCCTGGCCCGCGGCGGCGTCACCGTCGCCCGCGAGCTGCTGCGGCAGGACAACAACGGCTGGGACGCGCCGGAAAGTCCGGACGAACTCTGGGCCCTGCCCATGGAGCAGGTGCCGGTGGACGACGGCTTCGTCTCGCTGCGTATCCGCGACCTGGACGGCCGCATCGGACTCAACCGTCTGGTCGACAGCCTGGGCAATCCCAACGTGGTGATGGTCGACCGTTTTCGCCGCCTGTGCGACGAGCTTGGTCTCGACCGGCCCGAGGCCCTGACCGACGCTCTGATCGACTGGCTCGACCGCGACAGCGATCCGCGCCCGGAAGGGGCCGAGGACCCTTATTACCTGGCGCTGCCCAATCCCTACCAGGCGGCCGACGCTCCCCTGGAAAATCTCGACGAACTGCGCCGGGTACGAGGCTTCGACGCCCGGACTCTCGCCCGGCTGCGCCCCTACGTCAGCGCCCGCGGCGGCGAAAAGCTGAACGTCAACAGCGCCCCGGCCGAGGTGCTGCTGGCCTGGGACGGGGAGATGCGGCCGGAAGCTGCCGAAACGATCATCGCCGAACGGCGCAAGAAGCCGTTTCGAACCCTGGACGAGATTCGGGAGCTGATCGGCGTCGAAACCTTCAGCGCCCTGAACCGCAACCTCGACCTGGACGTCGGCAGCCGCTATTTTCATGTCGACAGCCGGGCCGAAATCGGCGATGGTAACCGCAGGATCGAGGCGGTCATCGACCGCAAGACCGACCGGATTCTCTGGCAGAAGGTGAACTGA
- a CDS encoding type II secretion system protein GspJ → MTGRRGFTLLEILLAISIVAILLLTVYGVFATAESSRRRIASRAGGYHLARVIFDRIERELLSLPTREPAESSLLAGGRDDRGRPYLALLTLAGEGRDGGLRKVRYRLEKEEAGSRRLTRLSTIWPEPLQEPPAGRLSDRISLFRPRFHDGTTWRDDWDSRRDGLPRLIELTLGIETPEETLRLHTAIRLPTEERF, encoded by the coding sequence ATGACCGGCCGGCGCGGTTTCACTCTGCTGGAGATCCTGCTGGCGATCAGCATCGTCGCCATCCTGTTGCTGACGGTCTACGGCGTCTTCGCCACCGCCGAAAGCAGCCGGCGGCGGATCGCCAGCCGTGCCGGGGGCTATCATCTGGCGCGGGTGATCTTCGACCGGATCGAGCGCGAACTGCTCAGCCTGCCGACCCGTGAGCCGGCGGAATCATCCCTGCTGGCCGGCGGCCGGGACGATCGCGGCCGTCCGTACCTGGCTCTGCTCACCCTGGCCGGCGAAGGACGGGACGGAGGGCTGCGAAAGGTACGCTACCGCCTCGAAAAGGAAGAAGCCGGATCGCGGCGGCTGACCCGGCTGAGCACGATCTGGCCGGAGCCGCTTCAGGAACCGCCGGCCGGGCGCCTGAGCGACCGGATCAGCCTCTTTCGGCCGCGGTTTCACGACGGAACGACCTGGCGCGACGACTGGGATTCGCGCCGCGACGGCCTGCCCCGGCTGATCGAGCTGACCCTGGGCATCGAAACCCCGGAGGAGACCCTCAGGCTGCACACCGCCATCCGCCTGCCGACGGAGGAGAGATTTTGA
- a CDS encoding type IV pilus modification PilV family protein yields MAKDGFTLLEIMIALAIVAIALVSLLGLMQRSILASDQAQRITRATLLAEEKLARIEAGIDSIDRLEGPFDAPDSGYRWKIALQPAPVPGVRQLELTVAWGDETRNEAVRMVSFVREAQLP; encoded by the coding sequence ATGGCAAAAGACGGCTTCACCCTGCTCGAAATCATGATCGCCCTGGCCATTGTCGCCATCGCCCTGGTCAGTCTGCTCGGCCTGATGCAACGCAGCATCCTGGCCAGCGACCAGGCGCAGCGGATCACCAGGGCGACGCTGCTGGCAGAAGAAAAGCTGGCCCGCATCGAGGCGGGAATCGACAGCATCGACCGGCTGGAAGGCCCCTTCGACGCCCCCGACAGCGGCTACCGCTGGAAGATCGCCCTGCAACCGGCGCCGGTTCCCGGCGTCCGCCAGCTCGAACTGACGGTCGCCTGGGGAGACGAGACCCGCAACGAGGCGGTGCGCATGGTCTCCTTCGTCCGGGAGGCGCAGCTACCATGA
- a CDS encoding prepilin-type N-terminal cleavage/methylation domain-containing protein: protein MERPDQRTITGNQYGFTLIELLVVVLILGLFAGIALPRMIRFGENDLERSVRRLAGTVRYLYNEAALTGREHRLLFDLEDGSYRGLVLDEDGRLRPLSGTGRQGRLFGKVRIVRIEQPGRGQFSSGEVVTALLPGGWLEETLLTLSDGEREMHLRLAPLTGMVEVEE from the coding sequence ATGGAGCGTCCGGACCAGCGGACGATCACCGGCAACCAGTACGGCTTCACCCTGATCGAGCTGCTGGTGGTGGTACTGATTCTCGGACTGTTCGCCGGCATCGCCCTGCCGCGGATGATCAGGTTCGGAGAGAACGATCTCGAACGCTCGGTCCGACGGCTGGCCGGCACCGTCCGCTATCTCTACAACGAGGCGGCGCTGACCGGCCGGGAGCACCGGCTGCTCTTCGACCTGGAGGACGGCAGTTATCGCGGCCTGGTTCTCGACGAGGACGGCCGGCTGCGGCCTCTGTCCGGCACCGGTCGGCAAGGCCGCCTGTTCGGCAAAGTCCGCATCGTCCGCATCGAACAGCCCGGGCGCGGACAGTTCAGCAGCGGCGAGGTGGTCACCGCCCTGCTGCCGGGCGGCTGGCTGGAGGAGACCCTTCTGACCCTGAGCGACGGCGAACGGGAGATGCATCTGCGACTGGCGCCGCTGACCGGCATGGTGGAGGTGGAGGAATAA
- the gspG gene encoding type II secretion system major pseudopilin GspG, with product MKRTAQQLVRSQRGFTLIEILVVVLILGILAGIIVPRLLDKPEEARRTKAAVQIRGLEEAVSLFKLDNGFYPSTEQGLQALVEKPASGRIPPRWRAGGYIKKVPKDPWGNDYVYLSPGIHGDFDIISYGPDGQAGGEGDDADINSWELE from the coding sequence ATGAAACGGACAGCGCAACAACTCGTCAGAAGCCAGCGCGGCTTCACCCTGATCGAAATCCTGGTCGTCGTTCTCATTCTCGGCATCCTGGCCGGCATCATCGTCCCCCGACTGCTCGACAAGCCGGAAGAGGCGCGCCGTACCAAGGCCGCCGTACAGATCCGCGGCCTGGAAGAAGCCGTGTCCCTGTTCAAGCTCGACAACGGCTTCTACCCCAGCACCGAGCAGGGACTGCAGGCCCTGGTCGAAAAACCGGCCAGCGGCCGCATTCCGCCCCGCTGGCGCGCTGGCGGCTACATCAAGAAGGTCCCCAAGGACCCCTGGGGCAATGACTACGTCTACCTCTCCCCCGGCATCCACGGTGATTTCGACATCATCTCCTACGGGCCCGACGGCCAGGCCGGGGGCGAGGGAGACGACGCCGACATCAACAGCTGGGAGCTGGAATAG
- the gspF gene encoding type II secretion system inner membrane protein GspF gives MPIFDYSGFDSQGKKVSGSLEAAGRRAAIAQLRQQGTFPTELREQGVRQGRRGILAFRRGVSAEDLAMATRQFATLLGAGLSLDEALGTVAGQQTNPRLKAALAQTREKVVQGDALYRALAAQRRLFPDVYISMVEVGENSGDLDRVLGRLADYLEDRARLQARLTSALAYPLLMLLVGCGVLFFLVSYVLPNITRMLTELDIPLPLATRLLIRTSGFFHDFGWLVLPLLFGGLILLRRYGRTEGGRLRLDRLLLRLPLFGRLNLLLATARFSRTTATLLQSGLPLLRCLELGGRLIGNRLLASAVAAAADRVREGESLAEALRREDVFPDMLPQMIAIGERSGELENMLFRVADSYERQVEMTIDRLLALLEPAMILLMALAVGFIVLAILLPIFQASQGLG, from the coding sequence ATGCCGATCTTCGACTACAGCGGTTTCGACAGCCAGGGAAAAAAGGTCAGCGGCAGCCTCGAAGCGGCCGGCCGGCGGGCCGCCATCGCCCAGCTCCGGCAGCAGGGGACCTTCCCCACCGAGCTGCGGGAACAGGGAGTACGTCAGGGAAGGCGCGGCATCCTCGCCTTCCGGCGCGGCGTGTCCGCCGAGGATCTGGCCATGGCGACCCGGCAGTTCGCCACCCTGCTCGGCGCCGGGCTCTCCCTCGACGAGGCCCTGGGCACCGTCGCCGGGCAGCAGACCAACCCGCGACTGAAAGCCGCCCTGGCCCAGACCCGCGAAAAAGTGGTCCAGGGGGACGCGCTGTACCGCGCCCTGGCGGCGCAACGGAGACTTTTCCCCGATGTCTACATCAGCATGGTCGAGGTCGGCGAAAACAGCGGCGACCTCGACCGGGTACTCGGCCGCCTCGCCGACTATCTCGAGGACCGGGCCCGGCTGCAGGCCAGGCTGACCTCGGCCCTCGCCTATCCGCTGCTGATGCTGCTGGTCGGCTGCGGTGTCCTCTTCTTTCTCGTCAGCTACGTGCTGCCGAACATCACCCGCATGCTGACCGAGCTCGACATCCCCCTGCCGCTGGCCACCCGCCTGCTCATCCGGACCAGCGGCTTCTTCCACGACTTCGGCTGGCTGGTGCTGCCGCTCCTGTTCGGCGGCCTGATTCTGCTGCGCCGCTACGGCCGCACCGAAGGCGGCCGGCTGCGACTCGACCGACTGCTGTTGCGCCTGCCGCTGTTCGGCCGCCTCAACCTGCTGCTGGCGACGGCACGCTTCAGCCGCACGACGGCGACCCTGCTGCAGAGCGGACTGCCGCTGCTGCGCTGCCTCGAACTGGGCGGACGACTGATCGGCAACCGGCTGCTGGCGTCGGCGGTGGCGGCGGCCGCCGACCGGGTCCGCGAGGGGGAAAGCCTGGCCGAGGCCCTGCGACGCGAAGACGTCTTTCCCGACATGCTGCCGCAGATGATTGCCATCGGCGAACGCAGCGGCGAGCTGGAAAACATGCTCTTCCGGGTGGCCGACAGTTATGAACGGCAGGTCGAAATGACCATCGACCGCCTGCTCGCCCTGCTGGAACCGGCAATGATCCTGCTGATGGCACTGGCGGTCGGCTTCATCGTCCTGGCCATTCTGCTGCCAATCTTTCAGGCCAGCCAGGGGCTGGGGTGA